The following coding sequences lie in one Sedimentibacter sp. MB35-C1 genomic window:
- a CDS encoding GntR family transcriptional regulator, producing the protein MEFNNNIPIYLQVMEKIKQDIVSKKLNLGDKMPSSRDFANELGINFNTVARVYKEMEMEEILFTKRGVGTFITESPEKIDRLRYEMAGKLIKVFTSGMHQIGYTKKDMIKFIEEDNSMEENV; encoded by the coding sequence ATGGAATTTAATAATAACATACCGATTTATTTGCAGGTTATGGAAAAAATAAAGCAGGATATAGTTTCAAAAAAACTTAATCTCGGAGATAAAATGCCGTCCTCGAGAGATTTTGCTAATGAGCTTGGTATCAATTTTAATACAGTCGCAAGAGTTTATAAGGAGATGGAAATGGAAGAAATTTTATTTACAAAAAGAGGGGTTGGAACTTTTATTACTGAAAGCCCTGAAAAAATTGACCGTTTGAGATATGAAATGGCTGGAAAGTTGATAAAAGTGTTCACTAGCGGAATGCATCAAATAGGATACACAAAAAAAGATATGATTAAATTTATTGAAGAAGACAATAGTATGGAGGAAAATGTATAA